Below is a window of Haloterrigena alkaliphila DNA.
CGATGCCACGGTCGCCGTCGCCGGGGCCGGCCCGTCACTCCAGTCGTCCGGTGCGCTCGAGCGAGCCCGCACGGCGGATCTCGTCTTCGCGGCGTCGACGGCGGCCGATACGCTCGCGGCCCGCGACGTCGACGTCGACTGCATGGTGACGGACCTCGACAAGAACCCGGAGACGGTCCGCCAACTGTCCGAGCAGGGCGTGCCGGTCGCGGTTCACGCCCACGGCGACAACGTCCCCGCGATTCGGGACGTCGTTCCCGACTGCGCGGACGCGGCCGTGCTGGCGACGACGCAGTGTGCACCCCGCGCCCCCGTCCGCAACGTCGGGGGCTTCACCGACGGCGACCGGGCGGCGTTCCTCGCGGACCATCTCGGGGCCGCCGAACTCGTCTTCGTCGGCTGGGATTTCGACGATCCGAGCGTCGATCCGACGAAGGCCCGAAAACTCGCGTGGGCCGAACGGCTGCTGTACTGGCTCGAGCGGCGGCGCGGCGACCGGTTCGCCGTCCTGGACGGTCGCCGGGACGATATCGAGACGGCGGCGCTCCCGGTCGAGTGACTGATCCTCTTCGAGCCGCTAGCTCCGTCTCCCCTCGAGTCGCTGCTTCTGTCGTGTGGCCGCTTCCAGAGTCACACCACTCGTCGTCACTCGATTCGATAGCGAGCGACCTCCTCGGCGCCACAGGTCGGACAGCCGTGGGTCTCCGACTCGAGGCTCGTTCCACACCGCCGGCACTCCTCGACGACGGTTCCACCGCTGTTCCCGAGGAAAACTGACTCGAGCGCTTTTCGCACTCGCGATGGCGACGACGTTCGGTTCGTGTGCCCCTGACCAGACATAGCTACTGATCCGCGGATATCAGTATTCGTTATCATCCTCTTACTATGAATAACACGAGATTCTATATTTCGACTTGTCCGACGACACCGGTCGACGCAGTCGAACGGGACAGTAAGTCAGAGATTAACATGCATTTGTCACACTCAACACGGGTGATTCGGTCCTCGAGGCTGTCATTCGATCGGGTCGTAACTGACCGGATCGTTGGCGACTCGTTCGACGACACCGTCGCGCTCGAGTCGCCGACAGTGGGCCGCCGCTTCGCCGGCCCCGAACTTCACGTGGCTGCCCTCGAGGTCGCCGAACAGGTCGACGGCCAGTCGCCACGGGCTCGTCCCCTCGCGGTCAGAATCGTCGTCAGCGCGGCGCTCGAGGGCAGTGAGCACGCGTCGAGTCCGCTCGCGGTGATGGTCGCGGATCGTCGGGATGCGGTCCGGCTGAATCGTCTCCCCGTGGCCCGGCAGGAGGCGCTCCGATCGGTCGGCGAGTCGATCGAGCGTCTCGAGGTAGGCAGCGAGCGGGTCGCCATCGACGACCGATTCCGGCGGTTCCTGTACCCGGGAATCGGTCGACGCAGAGCGGAGCGTTCGGGTGTCGCTCCCCCCGACGTTCGGCGTGTAGGTGGGCAGGACGGCGTCGCCAACCAGCAGCACGTCCCCCGCCGCGAAGGCGGTGTGGCCGAGCGTGTGGCCGGGGGTCGAGACCGCCTCGAGGCCCGCGATGCGGTCGCCGTCGGCGAGGCGCTCGACCGGGATCGAGTCGGGCATCGGCGAGGGCGTATCGTCCTCGAGGACGGATTCGATCGCGTCGGCGGGGACTCCCCACCGTCGCATCGTCTCGCGATCGCGCTCGAGTCGTCGGTCGCGTTCGACCGCGTAGTCGGCCACCAGCGGTGCGTCTCCGGTGCCCATCGCGAGGGTCGCGTCCGCGGCGTCGGCGAGTCGCGGCGCCAACCCCGCGTGGTCGACGTGCCAGTGGGTGACGAGGACGGCCTCGAGATCGGACGGGGCGACGCCGGCGCGCTCGAGGCCCGCCCGCAGGTCGGCCCAGGCGTCGTCGGTCGGCGGCCCGGGATCGACGAGGGCGCGGTCGCCGACGAGGTAGGCGCTGTTGTCCCCTTCGGGCGACTCGCCGCCGACGCCGATTCGCTCGACGATCTCGGTGTGCATACGTACGCGTTCGACTCGAGTCCCGTCAGGCCGCCGATTCCGAACGTGACGATTGGCTGGCGAGAATACATCAATCAAATGGTAATAACGGTTAAGATGGACAGGTGGCCATCGTAGTACGTGGATACTCGACTCATCGTTACGGTTCCGTTCATGGCGTACATCGCCATTCTGGGACTGTTCGGACTCGCCCTGTCGATGGTCAACGCACCGTTCACGGAGGGCCAGCCGGCGTTCATCGTCGTCGTCGGCGTCCTCGGTCCCCTGGTCGCGTTCGGGTTGATCTGGCTCAAGAATTACGCCTACGGCGCCCCGTTGCTCGTGGCCATGCTGTTGCCGAACGCGTGGTTCGTGAGCTACTTCTTCTTCCTTCACGACAACCCGGCGAACGCGTTCGCGGTGTCGGGCGAGGGATCGACCGCGTATCTGACCGCGACGGGCGGACTCGTCGCCACCTCCCTCATCGTCGCCGGCGTCGCCTGCTGGCTGTGGTACCGGGAGAGCCCGCAGTTCAGAGCCGCCGTCGACCGGTTCATTCATCCGGACGCGGTCGATACCTGAGTTCCCGGCGTTCCCCATCGCGCTCGAGATTTCTGCGCTTCGGT
It encodes the following:
- a CDS encoding 6-hydroxymethylpterin diphosphokinase MptE-like protein, producing the protein MEFDEWEPVYEAILRDFGYDRAGDERARDVLASLTDDFDLTRLSRVRDATVAVAGAGPSLQSSGALERARTADLVFAASTAADTLAARDVDVDCMVTDLDKNPETVRQLSEQGVPVAVHAHGDNVPAIRDVVPDCADAAVLATTQCAPRAPVRNVGGFTDGDRAAFLADHLGAAELVFVGWDFDDPSVDPTKARKLAWAERLLYWLERRRGDRFAVLDGRRDDIETAALPVE
- a CDS encoding MBL fold metallo-hydrolase → MHTEIVERIGVGGESPEGDNSAYLVGDRALVDPGPPTDDAWADLRAGLERAGVAPSDLEAVLVTHWHVDHAGLAPRLADAADATLAMGTGDAPLVADYAVERDRRLERDRETMRRWGVPADAIESVLEDDTPSPMPDSIPVERLADGDRIAGLEAVSTPGHTLGHTAFAAGDVLLVGDAVLPTYTPNVGGSDTRTLRSASTDSRVQEPPESVVDGDPLAAYLETLDRLADRSERLLPGHGETIQPDRIPTIRDHHRERTRRVLTALERRADDDSDREGTSPWRLAVDLFGDLEGSHVKFGAGEAAAHCRRLERDGVVERVANDPVSYDPIE